ACCATTACTTAAAGGTACCACTTATTTGAAACTGATgattaattaagaataaattgttgTTCAGGTGGTGTTTTTAGGAATGGTACTTAGTTCAACATTTTGGAATAACTTGAGTGATAGGTACGGACGAAAGAAAACACTCACACTTTGTGGAGTTTTGCTCTTTTATTACGGATTTCTTAGCTCATTTGCTCCAAACTTTATGTGGATTCTACTACTCAGAGGATTAGTCGGTTTTGCTATTGGATGTGTGCCACAATCGTGAGTTTATGTTTTATNNNNNNNNNNNNNNNNNNNNNNNNNNNNNNNNNNNNNNNNNNNNNNNNNNNNNNNNNNNNNNNNNNNNNNNNNNNNNNNNNNNNNNNNNNNNNNNNNNNNTATTactattgtatttattttcagtGTCACATTGTATGCAGAGTTTCTTCCGGCTGAACAGAGAGCAAAATGTGTAGTTCTATTAGACGTGAGTTGATGAAATCTGGAAAAAAGTGCTGAAAGATTTTATTCAGATTTTGGACATTTCTGAATGCATATTCAATAATaggcatattttatttttacagtgtTTTTGGGCATTGGGAGCGTGCTTCGGAGTAGTTTTAGCTTTAATATTGATGCCAAGCTTAGGATGGCGTTGGCTCCTTGGGATATCGACGATACCTCTACTTCTTTTCTCTTTATTTACTCCGGTAAATATGATAGAAAACAAACATTTATGGCAAATCAGGTGGGTAAGATTAGTGTGCAGTCAATACAGTATATGTAATTTATGTAGTGGCTCCCGGAATCAGTTACATTCGACTTGCTCTCAGGACGAACAGATAGAGCATTGAATACCTTGGAACGAGTAGCACAAGAAAATAACAAACCCATGCCAGTGGGTAGACTCGTTTTGGATCGAATGCAACCCAGTAGTAAAAGTAGATGGGGAGAACTGCTTAGCAGGGAAATGTGCAAGACTACAATTTTGCTCTGGATTATATGGTAAGTGTAATTATACAAAAATCGTAAATCAAGTAcctatgttaaaattaatttaaaaaatacattacagGATGGCGAGTGCATTTTGTTATTATGGGATCGTATTGATAACCACAGAACTGCTCAATTCATCTTCCGAGCAATGTaacagtcaaattttaaaatccgAATCGGATGCTAAATGTCAAGGAAATTGTAAGCTGACTCGTGGCGATTACATTGACATTTTATGGACTACGTTGGCAGAATTTCctggaatattttcaacaatatttttaatagaaaagttggGCAAAAAACTAACTATGGTTATTCAATTACTGCTGTTTGCATTAGTCGTATGCTTACTAAGCAAAGCTTGTATCCTCAGTAGATTTGTTTTAACAATAGGACTTTTTCTGACCAGAGGCTTAATAGCAGGAGTTTTTCAAGCCGCATACGTTTACACTCCAGAAATGTATCCCAATTATTTACGTGATACCGGCGTTAGCACATGCACGGCAATGGCCCGTTTTGGCGCAATGATCACGCCATATGTAGCATTAATTGTTTTACAGTCGTCTTCATTAACAGCTATGGGCATATACGCCATAACTGCCATTTCTGCTGCAGTGGCTATTATATTGTTGCCGGTTCAAGGAAGAacttgctaattttttttatcattttaacgaATTTGGAAGTagcaaaggattttttttattttcttattgtttcTGTCCAAGGATCGTTTTGTTactattttctacattctatgtaatattatttttaccaGTATTACTTTCCTctacaaagaaaatatttatacacattaaagaaatttttataacattttatatgACGTGCGTTGGTAATTATTTGATCTATGTCCAATAGACCTTTCGATCCTAGGCGTCGCCAGTGTACACATGCTGGAATGTGACTTCTTTTCCCACGGCAAGAAGAGAAGAATTCAGAATCTGAATTCCGATTAATACGTTAACTTTCCAAACTTCTATTCCACAAAATGAATAGAAATTATGCATGTGGACATATTTTGTGgacagattagaaggaattaaagtAATCGGAAATAaagcatgtaagtatggaattaaaaataaccttgacagaaaaattgaaatttccaaacttaagTTGCTCACGAAGGAATAGAAGTAAGCGCACATATTTTGGgacagattagaaggaattaaattaatGGAAAGTACGgcttggaattaaaaataaccctgAGAGGTGTGTCTACTGCTCGGATTAAGCGgaattaaaaatgtggaaaatatgtttcgaacagttttgtgtcgaaatgtatggaaaatgtTACCAATAAAAAAACAACAGCAAAAAAGAATTGGTTAAATAGAAGATATTTTAAACGTAGgaaaaatatgaagtatattTAGGAAAAAAGTGCGGCGACCGATCACATTGTTTACACCTAGCGGCACCTCTGTCATCTTCAGCCAAATCTtcgaaaataaagcaaaaatcatGGAAGATGATGTTCCGGAAGCAAAATTCCActggaacgttcaaagaataaattatcgttattgttattattatcaatgaatatccgataaaccgtaagtgaCAAGTCAAAGTTAATGTCAGTTTATAATATAGGTAACATATTATAATGTAGTATATACGGTACTCGAAAcgaataaattacccaaaattcaagtttgaacatttttataaatttccggaaaattgtgtgtgtgtgtgtgtaatttatggtaatcttacaggtaatttatagtaacttacccTGAAATGatcaaaactcaatttttaaatgtctaaatttatgacatttttcggccatttatggcaattttacagttaaatatggtaacttaccataagtcatccaaaattcaaatttcattttaataaatttcctgaattttatggaaattttttattatttatggttAATTACCATGTAAATATGGTCATTTATCATAATTTACCCATAATtccatttgaaacatttttataaatttccggaaattttttttatttgttggtaATTTGTGGTACTATTAAAGGTAATTTGTGGtaacaagatatttaaattacccatcaatcaaatacaaaaattctgtAAGTTTAcggacatttttggtaatttacggtaGTTTGATGAATTCCCTAATAGCTCGGAACGTTCCGGGGACGtgccctgagcgtgtaaaatgtccgccgcgtgggaacgttccactggaacCTGTGAAGAACCTTccattattgatatttttaataacaattatctcgtaaaccgtaagagataggtaaaaatagatgtcatttttgagtaccgtatatactacattgtaatattgtatctatatcataaactgacattaattttgacctatcacttacggtttatcgaatattcattaataataataacaataacgataatttattctttgaacatttccaagtggcggacattttacacgctcagggaacgttccaaTGGAACGTCCCGAAGGTTCCCGCGGAACGTTCCAGGAATGTTCCGTGCTACTAGGGCTATCTTTTTCTTTCCACGCCCTATCCGTCGCGTTTACTCAGATCAATCTCTTTGTATCTCTGACTCTATCCCTTACCCTAGTACCACGGAACATTCCAGGAACGTTCCGCGGGAACCTTCGGAagttccctgagcgtgtaaaatgtccgccacttgggaacgttccaggaacattccactgcaacgttaaaagaataaattattgttattaatattatcaaCGAgataatagttattaaaaataatgggaGGTTCCCCTTCCCCAGAGGTCTCAGTTGAACGTTTCCAAGCgtcggacattttacacgctcagggcaCGTTACTGGAACGTTCCAGgcacgttccgtgctattaggggaCAGTCACAACTGTCTATCTCATTCGATCCATGGTGTTCACAACCGTCTATCACTGACTCTATCCCTTGTGGTCCTATGGGCCTACCTTTTTCTATCTTTGTTATTCACAAATGCCTATCTTTATCTGTTCCAGACTACTCACTATCAACGATATATCGTTTTAATTTCTATCGATTTGAATCCACTTAAAAATGTAgtatagggctatcttatatttcaaaaaagatggaAATCGATgcacttggataggaaaatagggattaaaaaagatagacgaaatttgTTATTTCCCAACGGATAGAAAATTGTACAGATGGACCAGTAGAGGATTCATTTTGATAGAAATACTGGGCTCCACAAAGATAGGGCCATCCTATATTTCAGAATAGATAGAAATTGATTCACTTGAATaggaaaataggaattaaaaaagttagactAAATCTTAGATTGCCTAACGGATCaaaaaggatagaggtggataagccgcggatttatttagatagaaagactgggattaaagaagataaggctatcttatattttagaaaagaatgcaaaagattcaatgagataagaagatagggattgaaaaagaaagacaagATTTTGGATTGCCTAACGAATAGAAAAAGGTAGACGTGGATAAAGAAAGGATTCATTTGAGAGGAAACACTAGAATAGGGATTGGGATTAGAAAGAAAAGTATACATGTGGATAAGTGGCGGATAGAAATGGATAGGAAGAttgggattcaaaagaatagaggtgATTGTAGATTGAAAGAAAGATTGAAAATGATCGAAGCGATAGACGTGGGATCAAGATGGATACATCCGTTGTTTCCCTTTCAATCTTAAAGATAGAACATTATTCAAACGGATAGAGACTCTATTTATGTTCTTCCAGCGGGGCCCCCTCcctattgtaaaattttttaagatttgtatgCCCCCCACCTTGTTACGTCAGATTTAATCTGTTTTAATcaatatataaacaatatatcAATTACTTTCATTCTTAATCAGATatcaaaagaatatttgaaagaatttgaaaagatctccgggaacttgaaaatatttcaaaagacgacaaagtatttttaagaattacaaaAACTTAACGGATTCTACGCcttaatagcacggaacgttccagACACGTTCCCgaaacgttccgtgctattagggcaTCATataaagggattttaagggattacaaaagttttagagtatttcaagcaattccaaagaattacgaaatatttcaagagtttaaagaaattatctgATATAATTTCGGAATGAATCTTAATTCCTCAAGGAATTTAACATGATTTTCAGGCATGTCAAGGGA
This DNA window, taken from Belonocnema kinseyi isolate 2016_QV_RU_SX_M_011 chromosome 9, B_treatae_v1, whole genome shotgun sequence, encodes the following:
- the LOC117179709 gene encoding synaptic vesicle 2-related protein isoform X2, which codes for MANYHERKNQSAPYQELEEFHGPDLNISSRNSITRYNDCDNRIDRSMELNPTVIVPDDTFTVGQAINSLGFGGFQVKLSLVTGLCWMADSMEITILSILSPTLHCDWSITRYEQAVTTTVVFLGMVLSSTFWNNLSDRYGRKKTLTLCGVLLFYYGFLSSFAPNFMWILLLRGLVGFAIGCVPQSVTLYAEFLPAEQRAKCVVLLDCFWALGACFGVVLALILMPSLGWRWLLGISTIPLLLFSLFTPWLPESVTFDLLSGRTDRALNTLERVAQENNKPMPVGRLVLDRMQPSSKSRWGELLSREMCKTTILLWIIWMASAFCYYGIVLITTELLNSSSEQCNSQILKSESDAKCQGNCKLTRGDYIDILWTTLAEFPGIFSTIFLIEKLGKKLTMVIQLLLFALVVCLLSKACILSRFVLTIGLFLTRGLIAGVFQAAYVYTPEMYPNYLRDTGVSTCTAMARFGAMITPYVALIVLQSSSLTAMGIYAITAISAAVAIILLPVQGRTC
- the LOC117179709 gene encoding synaptic vesicle 2-related protein isoform X1; translated protein: MIMANYHERKNQSAPYQELEEFHGPDLNISSRNSITRYNDCDNRIDRSMELNPTVIVPDDTFTVGQAINSLGFGGFQVKLSLVTGLCWMADSMEITILSILSPTLHCDWSITRYEQAVTTTVVFLGMVLSSTFWNNLSDRYGRKKTLTLCGVLLFYYGFLSSFAPNFMWILLLRGLVGFAIGCVPQSVTLYAEFLPAEQRAKCVVLLDCFWALGACFGVVLALILMPSLGWRWLLGISTIPLLLFSLFTPWLPESVTFDLLSGRTDRALNTLERVAQENNKPMPVGRLVLDRMQPSSKSRWGELLSREMCKTTILLWIIWMASAFCYYGIVLITTELLNSSSEQCNSQILKSESDAKCQGNCKLTRGDYIDILWTTLAEFPGIFSTIFLIEKLGKKLTMVIQLLLFALVVCLLSKACILSRFVLTIGLFLTRGLIAGVFQAAYVYTPEMYPNYLRDTGVSTCTAMARFGAMITPYVALIVLQSSSLTAMGIYAITAISAAVAIILLPVQGRTC